A stretch of Cydia splendana chromosome 7, ilCydSple1.2, whole genome shotgun sequence DNA encodes these proteins:
- the LOC134792474 gene encoding uncharacterized protein LOC134792474, translated as MFKLVCVSIVTVCLQLTSGGVMKPDDSIKYPGPIKDRLDVPDECKDQNFCTIKPPDYPQEQFDKMFKGTKLGKLPNLVLNVSVVDFPNRQGGPGDEDDCRTTVTYEPLYKVRTKRGDWRTVVQAEQENYVQKVRLETCLKPQSKCFTSFGEIPGIETYCRQNYNDWELVVSDGKGGTETVTTSLPVCCSCHYKSVDLASRFGKPKEQKTLIEGTKS; from the exons GTAACGGTGTGCCTTCAGCTTACGAGCGGGGGCGTTATGAAGc CTGATGACTCCATTAAATATCCTGGGCCTATTAAGGATAGGCTCGACGTCCCGGACGAGTGCAAGGACCAGAATTTCTGCACAATAAAGCCGCCGGACTACCCTCAAGAACAGTTTGATAAGATGTTCAAGGGaaca AAGCTAGGAAAGCTCCCGAACCTGGTATTGAACGTCAGCGTCGTAGACTTCCCCAACAGACAGGGCGGGCCTGGCGATGAGGACGATTGCAGAACCACTGTCACG TACGAACCGTTATACAAGGTGCGCACTAAACGCGGGGACTGGCGAACCGTCGTTCAGGCAGAGCAAGAAAACTACGTGCAGAAAGTGCGTTTGGAGACATGCCT AAAACCTCAAAGCAAATGCTTCACCAGCTTCGGTGAAATCCCAGGCATCGAGACCTACTGTCGCCAGAATTACAATGACTGGGAGTTAGTCGTGTCAGACGGGAAAGGGGGCACAGAAACCGTCACAACCAGCTTACCAGTCTGCTGCTCTTGCCACTACAAGTCCGTGGACCTCGCCTCCAGGTTTGGGAAACCGAAAGAACAGAAAACACTGATAGAAGGGACAAAATCTTAA
- the LOC134792473 gene encoding uncharacterized protein LOC134792473 gives MVLPSFEPEIPEHCQNHSICEEVPNYPHEYIEHLLQNNATVRNALFLVTGGFGDARGCMANKDPIKVEVCQSKMKLVEAKAGRDVSGCWHFLVGAQPLCEELCVVPDSPCARPVNKNSPIEVNQGYRATCKQNLIDKPKAALDKNGAIIVLQLPIKGGCCCHVTQKSPVSHSYS, from the exons ATGGTCCTGCCGAGTTTCGAACCGGAGATTCCCGAGCATTGTCAGAACCACAGCATTTGCGAGGAAGTACCGAACTATCCCCACGAGTACATCGAACACTTACTGCAAAACAATGCCACG GTGAGAAATGCATTGTTCTTGGTGACGGGTGGATTTGGCGACGCTAGAGGGTGCATGGCTAATAAAGATCCCATCAAAGTGGAAGTATGCCAATCCAAAATGAAA TTGGTTGAAGCTAAGGCTGGTCGAGACGTGAGTGGCTGCTGGCATTTTCTAGTCGGCGCCCAACCGCTCTGCGAAGAGCTATGCGT AGTGCCTGACAGCCCTTGCGCGCGACCCGTAAACAAGAATAGTCCCATCGAAGTTAACCAAGGCTACAGAGCTACATGCAAACAGAACTTAATTGATAAGCCAAAGGCAGCACTCGACAAAAATGGTGCTATTATCGTTTTGCAGCTCCCTATAAAAGGCGGTTGTTGCTGTCACGTCACACAAAAGTCACCGGTGTCTCATTCGTATTCATAA